The following DNA comes from Winogradskyella sp. PG-2.
TATTAATATAAAAGTGCAGGAGACTTTAAATTCAGTAGAGTCTATAGCCAAAGTGGAAGTTTCTCCTTTTTTTAAGGAGAATGTGATGTATCAAATTAGAAATACATCTGAAGAGATACAAAATACAACTTGGTATTGGTTTACTCCAAAATTACAATTGGCTACTTTATTTTGTGTGATTGTTTTAAATATTATCGCATTCAGTAATTTCAAAACAACAACTTATGACGATAAAGTTGATAGTTTTGCTGAATCTTATGGATTGAGTACTAGAGCTGTATCTATTATTTTAAATTGATTATGAAAAGAAATACAATTCTCTATATTTTACTAGTTTTTTTACTTGTTGTTAATGGATTTTTCTTGTTTAATTACATTGGGAAAGAAAATGGTAATCGATTAAAAGAACCAAGAAGAAATAAAGATTTTATTAAAAAAGAACTTGGTTTTAATGCTTCGCAATTAGAACAATTTAAGGATAAAAGTAAAGGGCATGAAAATACAATGATGCGGTTATCAGATGATATTAGAATGTTAAAAGACCAATTGTTTGATAAAATTGCTGATGCCTCAGTAGAAGAGATCACAATAGATTCTTTATCGTCTTTAATTTGTGAAAAAGAAACTGAAAAGGAAAAAGAAATTTTTTATCATTTTAAAATGATTCAAGACATATTTGATAATACTCAAAAAGAAAAGTTTAAAAGTATATTAAAGGATGCATTGCGCAGAGGAGATAAAGGAAATAGACCACGTCCTCCTAATAGATCAGAGAGGTATAGACCACCACCAAAGCACAACTAAAGTATTAAAAAGTATGCAAGACCTTTAATTTATTTAAGGTCTTTTTTTATACTTTAATTAACACTTTTGGCCACAAGTTATTTAATAATAAAGCATCTAAATGCATATAACATTAAAAAATAGATGAGATGAAAAGCAATAAATTAAAAACAGTAATATTAGTTTTTGGTATAACATTATTTAGTAATAGTTATTCTTATGCACAGTCTAAGAATAGAGAAGAAAGAAGAGAGCCTCCAACATTTAAACAATTTTTAAAAGATATGGATACTAATGAAGATGGAAAACTATCTAAGAAAGAAATAAAAGGACCCTTAAAAGAAGATTTCGAAAAAATTGATACCAATGAAGATGGTTTTATTACACAAAAAGAATTTGAGAATGCACCAAAACCTAAACGTAGAGAAAGAAAACGCAATAAATAATTTTGATTGATTGATTGTTAAAGGCTTCGTGAGAAATTGCGAGGCTTTTAAAAAAAGATAGTATACATATATTTATATCCATCAAATAATTTATAGGAATTATAATATCATTAGCAATTACTATATCTATGATTAGTTGCAAGCAAGTTAAAACATTGAGAGATGAAAGAGAATGATGGTCATTCACCTATGATAGGTTATGCTATGGATGGTTTTGGTATTTATGCACATATTGACGCAAATGGTAATGTCTATGATGATTTGGATGATTGTAATGGACATTATGATGATAGTGGATGTACGGAAATTACATGTTATCAGGACCTTGATGAAGATGGTTTAGGAAATCCAGATGTAACGCAAAGTGCCTGCGAACAACCAGATGGTTATGTTAATAATGATTCTGATGACAATGATAATCCGATGGCTACCAATTATGATATTTCATTAATCCTTCCACTTTTCGATGGTACAGGACTTTCTTATGCAGTTAATGGAAATACGGTAACATTTACAACTCAAGATTTGCCAAATCATACAAGTCCTTATTGGCCAATAAATAATGCACTTTATGAAGTCTATACTGGTAGTAATGCTAACTTTAACCAGAATCCAAATAGGATAATGGTACAAAATATCACATTTACAATAACTTTAAATCCAGAGGAAGCTACTAACCATCAGGACACACCTATGGGGCCAATTGGTATTTCGAGAAATGGAGTTGTGTTTTTTAATCAATATGCAGCAGGTGGTACACCTTTAACAAACGAAATAGATTCTTTCGATCAATGGAATGGTCATCCTGCAGGGGGAGATAATTATCATTACCATATCGAACCAACATATCTAACCCAAGAATTTGGTGAAAATGCATTTTTAGGACTACTATCAGATGGATTTCCAGTTTATGGACCAATGGAAAATGGTGCTACTATTTCATCTTCAGATTTAGATGCTTATCATGGGCATAATGGGGCAACTACACATTTCCCTGAAGGCATTTATCATTATCATGTCACTGCTGATGATCCTTATCTTAATGGAAATGGATTCTTTGGAACTCCAGGAAACGTGACTAACTAGTTGAAATATTTTACACTATATAATCTTATTTTTCTTTGTTTACTGAACTCTTGTCAGAAAACTAAAGAAGAAATAATTGTTGAAAATACAAACGCGGAACTTCAATTGGTAAACGGTATATTAATGTACGGCGAAACACCACTTAATGGTCTTGTAGAAGCACATTTCGATTCTGGTAAAATAAACTTTAAGACTAATTATGCTGAAGGAAGAAAAGAAGGTTTAAAAACAGGAATTCATAAGGCATGGTGGCAAAATGGTAAATCTAAATTTGTGTATCATTTTAATGATAAGGGTGAATATAATGGTAACGTGAAAGAATGGTATGCTTCTGGGTTACTTTTAGAGATTTTAATTATATAAATAGCAAAGAAACAGGAAGTCAAAAACTTTGGTACGAAACAGGAAAAATTAAAGCCAACTACGAAGTGATTAATGGTGAGCGTTTTGGATTAATAGGACTAAAAAAATGTTATCAAGTTACGGTTGGAAGTAACGAGGTAACCAAAACCAATAGATGAAGTCGTTTGTATTTATATTTACTTTTTTGTGCTGTTTTTCTTGTGCTGAAAAGGAAAGCAATAAGCCTGAAGTTGAAGTAAAACAGCCTTTGGTGACTGCACTTCCTTATTTTGATTCACCAGACTTTACATCAAAATGGGAAAAGGTTAAGCATAAAATACCTGAGTTTTCTTTTACTAATCAAGATGGTTTAACCATTACCAATCAAACCTATAAAGGAAAAATATACGTTGCAGATTTCTTTTTTACGACTTGTCCAGGGATTTGTCCGAAGCTGACAAAAAATATGAATATACTCCAAAATACTTATAAGAATAATGATAACATATTACTGTTGTCGCATACTGTAATGCCTTGGGTAGATTCTGTAGAAAAATTAAAAGCTTACGAGGTAAATAATAATGTGGATTCTAAGAAATGGAATCTATTAACTGGAGATAAAGATAAGTTATATGACATTGCTAGAAATGGATATTTCGCAGACGAGGATTTTAAAAAGACCCAAGATGAAAGTGAATTTATACATACAGAAAATTTTGTGTTAGTAGATAAAGAAGGTCATATAAGAGGTGTTTATAATGGTACTATAGAATTAGATATTCAGCGCTTGATGCGGCATATAAAAATATTAGAACAAGACAATTAAATTAATGTGATTAAAATTGATTTTTATCTGAAAAGCTTAGTTGTTAATCGTTAAGCTTTTTTTGTTTCTCAAAATAATTTACAACAAGCACAAGTTTTTTTAAAAAGTTGCATCTAAATATTTAGAACAAGCTAAAAATTATAAAAATGAAGAATCTACTAAAACTAATGTTATTAATTACGGTTGTATTTGCATTTAGCATTGCATATTCTTCTGATGATAGCTCATCAGACGATATGTCTACAACAGATGATGATGGTACAGTATTTCCTACTGAAATGCACGCTGCATTTGAAGATTTTGATCCCGATTATACTGATATATATTTGGACGGTGCTAATGTAGTTCTTGAGACCATCGGTGTTCCTAATCACCCAACACCGTATTACAGTTTAACTCATCCATTGTATATAGCTCCAACGGTTACTAGTGAGGCGCAAATGACACCAACAAGAATTGATACTTCTGGGCGAGATTTTGAAGCTACATTGACAGTGTCCTCTGATCCACAAATGGCTAATTCTACCTCTGCTACACAACTAGGTTCAATTGGTATTGCTGTAAGTGGTGCTTTTATTTACAACGACCAAGAAGGAAATGGGCCTTTAGATTCTGCAGCTGGAAGTTTAGATTATGCAGGTGCTCATATTGGACCGTCAAATTACCACTATCATTTAGAACCATTGCCTTTTTCTGATGATGATGGTAATTTAATAGGTATTATATCTGATGGT
Coding sequences within:
- a CDS encoding YHYH protein, whose translation is MKENDGHSPMIGYAMDGFGIYAHIDANGNVYDDLDDCNGHYDDSGCTEITCYQDLDEDGLGNPDVTQSACEQPDGYVNNDSDDNDNPMATNYDISLILPLFDGTGLSYAVNGNTVTFTTQDLPNHTSPYWPINNALYEVYTGSNANFNQNPNRIMVQNITFTITLNPEEATNHQDTPMGPIGISRNGVVFFNQYAAGGTPLTNEIDSFDQWNGHPAGGDNYHYHIEPTYLTQEFGENAFLGLLSDGFPVYGPMENGATISSSDLDAYHGHNGATTHFPEGIYHYHVTADDPYLNGNGFFGTPGNVTN
- a CDS encoding SCO family protein produces the protein MKSFVFIFTFLCCFSCAEKESNKPEVEVKQPLVTALPYFDSPDFTSKWEKVKHKIPEFSFTNQDGLTITNQTYKGKIYVADFFFTTCPGICPKLTKNMNILQNTYKNNDNILLLSHTVMPWVDSVEKLKAYEVNNNVDSKKWNLLTGDKDKLYDIARNGYFADEDFKKTQDESEFIHTENFVLVDKEGHIRGVYNGTIELDIQRLMRHIKILEQDN
- a CDS encoding YHYH protein, with product MKNLLKLMLLITVVFAFSIAYSSDDSSSDDMSTTDDDGTVFPTEMHAAFEDFDPDYTDIYLDGANVVLETIGVPNHPTPYYSLTHPLYIAPTVTSEAQMTPTRIDTSGRDFEATLTVSSDPQMANSTSATQLGSIGIAVSGAFIYNDQEGNGPLDSAAGSLDYAGAHIGPSNYHYHLEPLPFSDDDGNLIGIISDGFLFMEDLINLQTTIQQI